In a genomic window of Pseudoglutamicibacter albus:
- the map gene encoding type I methionyl aminopeptidase, translating into MRSIEYKKPAELKRMADAGVVLREALDETVAAAKPGVTTLELDQVFRGVLDRHGAKSNFLGYYGFPATICASVNEEVVHGIPGEKVLEDGDVLKIDGGAIVDGWHADSARTVLIGKPSEADRRLSDITHEAMWAGIAAAASARFVGQIGQAIEASVHQQGGHDLGILEDYCGHGIGSEMHMAPDVLNYAADYRGPRIKPGMALAIEPMLVTGSLDTKTLADDWTVVTTDGGRASQWEHTVLIHRGGIWVSTAEDGGAADLARYGVTPAPVQA; encoded by the coding sequence GTGCGCTCGATTGAATACAAGAAGCCGGCGGAGCTGAAGCGGATGGCTGATGCGGGTGTGGTTTTACGTGAGGCACTCGATGAGACGGTCGCCGCAGCTAAGCCTGGAGTGACCACGCTGGAGCTGGATCAGGTGTTCCGCGGAGTGCTTGACCGCCACGGGGCGAAAAGTAACTTCTTGGGGTATTACGGTTTTCCGGCCACGATCTGCGCTTCCGTCAATGAAGAGGTTGTTCACGGGATCCCGGGGGAGAAGGTCCTTGAGGACGGCGATGTTCTGAAGATCGACGGTGGCGCGATCGTCGATGGTTGGCATGCCGATTCTGCACGCACGGTTCTGATCGGTAAGCCATCGGAGGCGGACCGACGCTTGTCTGACATCACGCATGAGGCGATGTGGGCTGGCATCGCTGCGGCCGCATCGGCCCGTTTCGTGGGGCAGATCGGGCAGGCGATCGAGGCGTCGGTGCACCAACAGGGCGGGCATGATCTAGGGATCCTCGAGGACTACTGCGGCCACGGGATCGGCTCCGAGATGCATATGGCCCCGGATGTTCTCAACTACGCCGCGGACTACCGCGGCCCGCGCATCAAGCCGGGCATGGCGCTAGCAATCGAGCCGATGCTGGTCACTGGAAGCTTGGACACCAAGACGTTGGCCGATGACTGGACCGTGGTCACTACCGATGGTGGCCGGGCCTCGCAGTGGGAACACACGGTACTGATCCACCGTGGCGGAATCTGGGTATCGACCGCAGAAGACGGCGGCGCCGCTGACCTAGCTCGCTACGGCGTCACCCCGGCGCCGGTTCAGGCCTAG
- a CDS encoding DNA-directed RNA polymerase subunit alpha, whose amino-acid sequence MLIAQRPTLTEDQLSETRSRFTLEPLEPGFGYTIGNSLRRTLLSSIPGAAVTSVRIEGVLHEFTTVEGVKEDVTEIVLNVKQLSVSSEHDEPVVAYLRKQGPGVVTAGDISAPAGVEIHNPELEIATLNENGNFDMELTIERGRGYVSAAQNKREDSEIGRIPVDSIYSPVLKVTFRVDATRVEQRTDFDKLILDVETKPSMSPRDAVASAGVTLVGLFGLAHELNKESEGVEIGPSPTDEQAAADMALPIEDLELTVRSYNCLKREGIHTVGELVARSEADLMDIRNFGAKSIDEVKSKLDELGLALKDSPAGYEAPLADDDYETEEF is encoded by the coding sequence GTGCTAATTGCACAGCGCCCGACCCTGACCGAAGATCAGCTGTCTGAGACCCGTTCACGCTTCACCCTTGAGCCGCTTGAGCCAGGTTTTGGCTACACGATCGGTAACTCTCTGCGCCGTACTCTGCTTTCCTCCATCCCAGGTGCCGCTGTAACCAGCGTGCGCATCGAGGGTGTTCTGCACGAGTTCACGACCGTTGAGGGTGTCAAGGAGGACGTCACCGAGATCGTTCTCAACGTGAAGCAACTCTCCGTTTCCTCTGAGCACGACGAACCAGTTGTTGCGTACCTGCGCAAGCAGGGCCCTGGCGTTGTCACCGCTGGTGACATCTCTGCACCTGCAGGTGTTGAGATCCACAACCCAGAGCTTGAGATCGCAACGCTCAACGAAAACGGAAACTTCGATATGGAGCTCACCATTGAGCGCGGCCGCGGCTACGTGTCCGCCGCTCAGAACAAGCGTGAAGATTCCGAAATCGGCCGTATTCCGGTTGACTCGATCTACTCGCCGGTTCTCAAGGTGACGTTCCGCGTAGACGCAACCCGTGTTGAGCAGCGCACTGACTTTGACAAGCTCATTCTCGATGTCGAGACCAAGCCGTCGATGTCTCCACGTGACGCTGTAGCCTCCGCCGGCGTGACCCTCGTTGGTCTGTTCGGCTTGGCGCACGAGCTCAACAAGGAATCCGAAGGCGTCGAGATCGGCCCATCCCCAACGGATGAGCAGGCAGCCGCTGACATGGCACTGCCGATCGAAGATCTTGAGCTTACGGTGCGTTCCTACAACTGCCTGAAGCGCGAGGGTATCCACACCGTTGGTGAGTTGGTAGCCCGCTCTGAGGCGGATCTCATGGACATCCGTAACTTCGGCGCAAAGTCGATTGACGAGGTCAAGTCCAAGCTCGACGAGCTGGGCCTTGCACTCAAGGATTCACCAGCAGGATACGAAGCTCCTCTGGCGGATGACGACTACGAAACTGAAGAGTTCTGA
- the rpsM gene encoding 30S ribosomal protein S13, translating to MARLAGVDIPRDKRAIIALTYIYGVGKTRAAETLEATGIDPNTRIKDLSDDQLVKLRDHIEGSYTVEGDLRREVAADIRRKVEIGSYQGVRHRQGLPVHGQRTKTNARSRKGPKQTVAGKKKAR from the coding sequence ATGGCTCGTCTCGCCGGTGTTGATATTCCGCGCGATAAGCGCGCAATCATCGCACTCACCTACATCTATGGCGTGGGCAAGACCCGTGCCGCCGAGACCCTCGAAGCAACGGGCATCGACCCGAACACGCGCATCAAGGATCTCAGCGACGATCAGCTCGTGAAGCTGCGCGACCACATCGAGGGCTCCTACACGGTTGAAGGTGACCTTCGCCGTGAGGTTGCAGCCGATATTCGCCGCAAGGTTGAAATCGGCTCCTACCAGGGTGTGCGTCACCGTCAGGGCCTGCCGGTCCACGGTCAGCGCACCAAGACCAACGCTCGCTCGCGCAAGGGTCCTAAGCAGACCGTTGCCGGTAAGAAGAAGGCCCGCTAA
- the infA gene encoding translation initiation factor IF-1 — MGKKEGVIELEGTVTEALPNAMFRVRLQNDHVVLATISGKMRQHYIRILPEDRVVVELTPYDLNRGRIVYRYK; from the coding sequence ATGGGTAAGAAAGAAGGAGTCATCGAGCTGGAGGGCACCGTTACGGAGGCCCTGCCAAACGCGATGTTCCGTGTTCGTTTGCAAAATGATCACGTAGTTTTGGCGACCATCTCTGGAAAGATGCGCCAGCACTACATCCGAATTCTTCCCGAGGACCGCGTGGTCGTTGAACTGACCCCGTATGACCTCAACCGTGGACGGATTGTCTACCGCTACAAGTGA
- the rplQ gene encoding 50S ribosomal protein L17 → MPTPTKGPRLGGSPAHQRLILSNMAGELFTHGRLKTTLTRAKRLRPFAEKLITTAKAGDLNARRRVQSAIAPRSATNKNAVYELLTNIAPAMAERNGGYTRITKIGNRSGDNAPMAVIELVMEPVSPKQAVVKEAQKATEQAAPEVETQEDAPANVAEMDEAATPAEATETEAAEAPADEAQETEAKEDK, encoded by the coding sequence ATGCCAACCCCAACTAAGGGCCCACGCCTCGGCGGTAGCCCGGCGCATCAGCGCCTCATTTTGTCCAACATGGCAGGTGAGCTTTTCACTCACGGCCGTCTGAAGACCACGCTGACCCGTGCCAAGCGTCTGCGTCCGTTCGCGGAGAAGCTGATCACGACTGCTAAGGCTGGCGATCTCAACGCTCGCCGCCGCGTGCAGTCTGCGATCGCTCCGCGTTCGGCAACGAACAAGAACGCTGTGTACGAGCTGCTGACCAACATCGCTCCGGCTATGGCAGAGCGCAACGGTGGTTACACCCGTATCACCAAGATCGGTAACCGCTCCGGCGATAACGCGCCGATGGCTGTTATCGAGCTCGTCATGGAGCCGGTTTCCCCTAAGCAGGCTGTTGTGAAGGAAGCCCAGAAGGCTACCGAGCAGGCAGCACCTGAGGTGGAGACCCAGGAAGACGCGCCAGCCAACGTAGCTGAGATGGACGAAGCCGCAACCCCGGCTGAGGCCACCGAGACTGAAGCCGCCGAGGCTCCGGCTGATGAGGCACAAGAGACTGAGGCCAAGGAAGACAAGTAA
- the rpmJ gene encoding 50S ribosomal protein L36 yields MKVHPSVKPICDDCRVIRRHGVVMVICSNPRHKQRQG; encoded by the coding sequence GTGAAGGTCCATCCGAGCGTGAAGCCGATTTGCGACGACTGCCGCGTTATTCGTCGTCACGGCGTCGTTATGGTTATTTGCTCCAACCCTCGCCACAAGCAGCGCCAGGGCTAA
- the rpsK gene encoding 30S ribosomal protein S11: MPPKGQATSAARKPRRVVKKNVAQGHAHIKSTFNNTIVSITDQTGAVISWASSGQMGFKGSRKSTPYAAQMAAEKAAKEAQNHGMRKVDVFVKGPGSGRETAIRSLQAAGLEVGSIQDVTPVAHNGCRPPKRRRV, encoded by the coding sequence ATGCCCCCAAAGGGTCAGGCCACGAGCGCGGCACGTAAGCCGCGTCGCGTAGTCAAGAAGAATGTTGCGCAGGGTCATGCGCACATCAAGTCCACGTTTAACAACACCATCGTTTCGATCACCGACCAGACCGGTGCTGTGATCTCCTGGGCCTCTTCGGGCCAGATGGGTTTCAAGGGCTCGCGCAAGTCGACCCCGTACGCTGCGCAGATGGCTGCCGAGAAGGCCGCTAAGGAAGCGCAGAACCACGGCATGCGCAAGGTCGATGTTTTTGTGAAGGGCCCGGGTTCGGGTCGCGAAACCGCAATCCGTTCGCTTCAGGCAGCAGGCCTCGAGGTTGGCTCCATTCAGGATGTCACCCCGGTTGCGCACAACGGCTGCCGCCCGCCGAAGCGTCGTCGCGTCTAG